A stretch of Limanda limanda chromosome 7, fLimLim1.1, whole genome shotgun sequence DNA encodes these proteins:
- the ankrd33aa gene encoding photoreceptor ankyrin repeat protein: MAAACDDPLLGDGPSDECDVLLDDSDSDSLLSDDSVLPDYEMEEDLREPAKTLYEACTRNNPDSLGSILERGVTKEEANEMDINGRNGLMFAVAKGFVDIVTMLHACPLIDINQQDNDGNTALMISAQAGFITILNYILNFYSCVDTEVRDPRGFTALLKAGLQGRDECVSALLMHGADMNAIDMVQGRGLKDWVIRTGGFETLCRIRRLQAHPVAENFCESFIPEWPELKPLVDKAIAPKTSSQKLRQRLKDSLTFSFPQDPQDNGVMDYMVRMTTSIHSPLISTGCRPLCPSSPPEIGKRRFAMPELLEKYSIKELEEGTVSHSNGSITSATPPPVSANSVSLTCCQDSNRRESLAFVPRSISHRNSVFPSGCIPKIEVTRSSEPTPKKEKKNKREKGYLEPPVWKYKEAKVEKKRAKKQEKQNEQDKKTKGSKHSSSQK, translated from the exons ATGGCCGCTGCATGTGATGACCCCCTCCTGGGCGATGGCCCGTCCGATGAGTGCGACGTCCTCCTGGATGATTCGGACTCAGACAGTTTGCTTTCCGATGACTCGGTGCTTCCCGACTATGAAATGGAGGAAGATCTCAGAGAGCCGGCCAAAACACTGTACGAGGCCTGTACCAGGAACAACCCCGACTCCCTGGGCAGCATTCTGGAGAGAGGGGTCACTAAAGAAGAGGCCAATGAGATGGACATCAACGGCAGG AATGGACTGATGTTCGCTGTGGCAAAGGGATTCGTCGATATTGTCACCATGCTGCATGCATGTCCGTTAATAGACATCAACCAGCAAGATAATGATGGAAATACTGCCCTCATGATTTCTGCCCAGGCAG GCTTCATCACCATTCTGAACTATATCCTTAACTTCTACTCTTGCGTGGACACTGAGGTCAGGGATCCCCGTGGCTTCACTGCCCTCCTCAAGGCAGGCCTGCAGGGCAGagacgagtgtgtgtctgccctgCTAATGCATG GTGCTGATATGAATGCAATTGACATGGTCCAAGGGAGAGGCCTGAAGGATTGGGTCATCAGGACAGGAGGGTTTGAAACTTTGTGCAGAATACGTCGTCTGCAGGCTCATCCTGTCGCTGAGAATTTCTGTGAAAGCTTCATCCCCGAGTGGCCTGAGCTGAAGCCACTGGTGGACAAGGCCATCGCCCCCAAAACAAGCAGTCAGAAACTGAGGCAGCGTCTAAAAGACAGCCTTACTTTCAGCTTCCCTCAGGACCCACAAGACAATGGGGTCATGGACTATATGGTGCGAATGACCACAAGCATCCACAGCCCCCTGATATCCACCGGCTGccgtcctctctgtccctccagcCCTCCAGAGATTGGCAAGCGACGATTTGCCATGCCCGAACTGCTCGAAAAGTACAGCAtcaaggagctggaggagggcaCAGTATCCCACAGCAACGGCTCCATCACCTCAgctactcctcctcctgtgtcaGCCAACTCCGTATCTCTGACCTGCTGCCAGGACTCCAACCGCAGGGAGAGCCTGGCCTTCGTTCCCCGCAGCATCTCACACAGGAACAGCGTCTTCCCCTCGGGCTGTATTCCTAAGATTGAAGTGACAAGATCTAGCGAGCCCACaccaaagaaagagaaaaagaataaaagagagAAGGGCTACCTGGAGCCTCCTGTCTGGAAATACAAGGAAGCCAAGGtagagaaaaagagagcgaAGAAGCAGGAAAAGCAAAACGAGCAAGATAAAAAGACCAAGGGTTCCAAGCATTCATCAAGCCAAAAATGA